The following coding sequences are from one Liolophura sinensis isolate JHLJ2023 chromosome 12, CUHK_Ljap_v2, whole genome shotgun sequence window:
- the LOC135479299 gene encoding leucine-rich repeat-containing protein 63-like: protein MAASSVNKSGMHNIPRLHSDSSQAMVGKLLRRPRASKRPQASPERTEAKSVDGYQLDTLRPMTNLSVAETTGRCSPGQSGVHSLVSPPPPSEATHKKRSICYEYQDFSRSMQSRGVAFITKDDKKYVLDPVYREKTLTAGSLSQRGPQTAGSRVGPVSRCIPRGPAPLIPREPRRRPEIVRDFADLTDDARYIRPPEFTLESFLIDLPEIQTIPLMKVKKAMYSRHHYKKIVDLLSKEIQPKCQQMSKVDIKAEDLDIPLQEPRIPQRQLLLELASVIRQHVRETMNAEVKSVIRPLPKYACGFRHGSAPHTEIVLYEEEKQDQFSEELSNEVPNHDAVFSFPRSSFFQGSARSRSPFQGDAVISPAEVAILDSLVSGGTALSLKAHFVGLLPDVSPLVNTLTYLNLSFNDFTNLPEEVLDMSQLEVLKFRNNPISLLPRGIEKLSNLHVLVMNFCQLESLPNELCTLKKLEHLNIAFNKLTSLPCGMGNLSQLREIVMEGNQVPALPWSILKLRRLRAVNVRNNFMHPLFWKDYTKDFPQRLVDLAALAVHKHDLHKNTDHCPDRVKAILSRPGICDCCSGALFGPGMRIIRPLNQFCGIKLLPFMFMACTPQCKAEFKNLTSTLTEMLYGVDAKKAES from the exons ATGGCGGCATCGTCTGTAAACAAATCTGGG ATGCACAACATTCCCAGGCTTCACTCTGACAGCTCTCAAGCCATGGTAGGAAAACTACTCCGTCGACCGCGGGCTTCCAAACGCCCTCAGGCATCTCCAGAAAGGACAGAGGCCAAGAGCGTTGACGGATATCAGCTGGATACTCTGAGACCTATGACAAACTTATCTGTAGCCGAGACGACGGGGAGGTGTTCACCTGGGCAAAGCGGAGTTCACAGTCTCGTGTCACCTCCCCCACCCTCTGAAGCCACCCATAAGAAGAGAAGTATCTGCTATGAGTATCAGGATTTCTCTCGCTCAATGCAGAGCAGGGGAGTAGCCTTTATTACAAAGGATGACAAGAAGTACGTGCTAGATCCAGTGTACAGAGAGAAGACCCTGACAGCTGGGTCCTTAAGTCAGCGGGGGCCTCAGACGGCTGGGTCCAGAGTTGGGCCAGTGAGCAGGTGTATACCACGGGGCCCTGCCCCTCTCATTCCTAGGGAACCACGGAGAAGACCAGAAATCGTGCGTGACTTTGCAGACTTGACAGACGATGCCCGCTACATCAGACCGCCGGAATTCACACTGGAGAGTTTCCTGATTGATCTGCCGGAGATACAAACAATTCCCTTGATGAAGGTTAAGAAAGCCATGTACTCCAGACATCACTATAAGAAAATCGTTGATCTTTTGAGTAAGGAAATACAGCCGAAGTGTCAACAGATGAGCAAAGTGGACATCAAGGCAGAAG ATCTTGATATTCCTCTTCAAGAGCCACGGATACCTCAGAGGCAGTTACTATTGGAGCTTGCATCTGTTATCAGACAGCATGTACGAGAGACCATGAACGCAGAGGTTAAATCTGTCATTAGGCCCCTCCCCAAATATGCGTGTGGTTTCCGACATGGCAGCGCTCCTCACACAGAGATCGTGCTGTACGAGGAAGAAAAACAGGACCAGTTTTCTGAGGAATT GTCAAATGAAGTACCAAACCACGACGCTGTGTTCTCATTTCCGAGGTCGTCATTTTTCCAAGGTTCAGCCAGAAGCCGTTCACCCTTTC AGGGCGacgcagttatctcccctgcagAGGTGGCGATTTTAGACTCTCTTGTCAGTGGTGGTACCGCTCTCAGCTTAAAG GCTCATTTCGTGGGCCTATTGCCAGATGTCAGCCCCCTTGTGAACACACTGACATACCTCAATTTATCCTTTAATGATTTCACA AATCTACCTGAAGAAGTGCTGGACATGTCTCAGCTAGAGGTGTTAAAGTTCCGGAATAATCCGATATCTCTCCTACCAAGAGGAATTGAGAAGTTGTCTAATCTGCATGTTTTGGTAATGAATTTCTGCCAGTTAGAAAGCCTACCAAATGA GCTGTGTACACTGAAGAAGTTAGAACACCTAAATATCGCTTTCAACAAACTCACTTCTTTGCCATGTGGCATGGGAAATCTCAG CCAGCTCAGGGAGATTGTGATGGAGGGGAATCAAGTCCCGGCCTTACCCTGGAGCATCCTCAAGCTGAGGCGGCTTCGTGCAGTCAACGTCCGTAACAATTTCATGCACCCGCTGTTTTGGAAGGATTACACGAAGGACTTCCCCCAG CGCTTGGTAGACTTGGCAGCCCTGGCTGTCCATAAGCATGACCTTCACAAAAACACTGACCATTGTCCAGATAGGGTCAAGGCTATTCTTTCCAG ACCTGGTATATGTGACTGCTGCAGTGGGGCTTTGTTTGGCCCTGGAATGAGGATAATTCGACCTCTGAATCAATTCTGCGGCATAAAACTCTTACCATTCATGTTTATGGCGTGCACACCGCAGTGTAAAGCAGAGTTCAAGAATCTAACTAGCACACTGACAGAAATGCTCTATGGAGTGGATGCAAAGAAGGCTGAGAGCTAA
- the LOC135479564 gene encoding guanidinobutyrase-like, producing the protein MFGAKINHGTPFRRAVEEGCVDGKKTVQIGLRGSGYSIDDYKWGTDQGFRVVPAENCWHKSLKPLMAEVRSMIGSGPAYISFDIDGLDPAYAPGTGTPEIAGLTPVQALEIIRGCRGLNIVGCDLVEVSPPFDTTGTTALTAANLLFEMLCILPGVKYHQ; encoded by the exons ATGTTTGGAGCGAAGATAAACCACGGCACCCCGTTCCGCAGGGCGGTAGAGGAAGGGTGTGTTGACGGGAAGAAGACAGTTCAGATAGGGTTACGAGGGTCAGGGTACAGCATAGACGATTACAAATGGGGTACAGATCAG GGTTTCCGCGTGGTTCCCGCTGAAAATTGCTGGCACAAATCCTTGAAACCGCTTATGGCGGAAGTGAGAAGTATGATTGGTTCGGGACCTGCGTACATTTCGTTTGACATCGACGGTCTTGACCCGGCTTACGCCCCTGGAACAG GTACACCTGAGATTGCTGGTCTGACGCCGGTACAGGCTTTGGAGATAATTCGCGGTTGCAGAGGGTTAAATATCGTGGGCTGTGATCTTGTTGAG GTCTCCCCTCCATTCGACACAACTGGAACTACGGCTCTAACGGCGGCGAATCTGCTTTTCGAAATGTTATGCATTTTACCCGGAGTGAAATATCACCAGTGA